A genomic window from Labeo rohita strain BAU-BD-2019 chromosome 6, IGBB_LRoh.1.0, whole genome shotgun sequence includes:
- the st6gal2b gene encoding beta-galactoside alpha-2,6-sialyltransferase 2b, which produces MGVQDSLLPGLRHFMKQSARLLLLVLLLWMLLLFVVFTYFTDPQVNQPHRAIFPFNSESSHVTYVQRSTRVIMASQNSRWGLYAERRGPFHRRQVLLPLRDRKEFNFRNSFFSDWSVVRGLWKGQVSSKLLSNRLQRVMKNYVHSNKHNVLYQGQQEASKSGQEILCQMKQQAKLRTLDGSEQPFAHLGFQQLAPPKLQQMYTTCAVVTSAGAILNSSLGPEIDSHDAVLRFNAAPSEGYEQDVGNKTTIRIINSQILANPEHKFNRSLLFKNITLVAWDPAPYNIDLYKWYRSPDYDLFTPYIHHRKNFPEQPFYILHPSFIWKLWDIVQSNTQENIQRNPPSSGFIGIVMMMNVCEEVHVYEYIPSMRQTSLCHYHEKYYDAACTFGAYHPLLYEKLLVKRMSTSSEEDLKKKGKVTLPGFSKINCPL; this is translated from the exons ATGGGAGTCCAGGACTCTCTACTGCCGGGCTTACGGCATTTCATGAAGCAGTCGGCTCGACTTCTGCTGCTGGTCCTACTGCTGTGGATGCTGCTCCTCTTTGTTGTCTTTACCTACTTCACTGACCCCCAGGTGAACCAGCCTCATAGGGCAATTTTCCCTTTTAACTCGGAATCTTCACATGTAACTTATGTTCAACGTAGTACCCGGGTCATCATGGCATCCCAGAATTCCCGCTGGGGTCTGTATGCAGAGAGGAGGGGTCCTTTCCACCGCAGACAAGTGCTTCTACCTCTACGTGACAGAAAAGAGTTTAATTTCAGGAACAGTTTTTTCAGTGACTGGTCGGTGGTCCGTGGTCTGTGGAAAGGACAGGTTTCCTCCAAATTGCTAAGCAACCGGCTACAGCGAGTGATGAAGAACTATGTTCACTCTAATAAGCACAATGTGCTCTACCAAGGCCAACAAGAAGCAAGCAAGAGTGGACAGGAGATCCTGTGTCAGATGAAACAGCAAGCAAAACTCAGGACTCTGGATGGCTCTGAACAGCCCTTTGCTCACCTAGGTTTTCAACAGCTGGCTCCTCCTAAATTGCAGCAGATGTACACAACATGTGCTGTGGTGACTTCAGCAGGGGCAATACTTAACTCATCACTGGGACCTGAAATTG ATTCCCATGATGCTGTGCTGCGTTTCAATGCTGCACCCAGTGAGGGCTATGAACAAGATGTGGGCAACAAGACAACCATTCGAATCATCAACTCTCAG ATTCTAGCAAACCCCGAACACAAATTCAACAGAAGTTTGCTCTTTAAGAACATTACCTTGGTAGCCTGGGATCCTGCTCCTTATAACATTGACCTTTATAAG TGGTACCGCTCACCTGATTATGACCTGTTTACTCCATACATACATCACAGAAAGAATTTCCCTGAACAGCCCTTTTATATCCTGCATCCTTCATTTATCTGGAAACTCTGGGATATTGTGCAAAGCAACACACAGGAGAACATTCAACGCAATCCTCCTTCCTCAGGTTTTATAG gtATAGTCATGATGATGAACGTCTGTGAGGAGGTCCATGTGTACGAGTACATTCCCTCTATGAGACAAACTAGTCTGTGCCATTACCATGAGAAGTATTACGATGCTGCCTGCACGTTTGGGGCATACCACCCTCTACTTTACGAGAAACTGCTTGTCAAGCGAATGAGCACATCTTCTGAGGAGGACCTCAAGAAAAAGGGAAAGGTCACACTGCCAGGATTCAGTAAGATCAACTGTCCGCTGTGA